The genomic stretch TCCAAGGGCGATACCCCGCCTTACGCGCGCAATGCCGATGGTACCTATAGCTACCAAGGCGACCAGGGCAAGCTCAACCTGCAGGTCGGTGACATGCTTAGCCTGGCCGCCAACGAGACCGGCTACGATGCCTTCGAGCAGGCGCTGAACACCAGCCGCAGCCAGACCAGCCTGACCGCACCGGCCACCGACGATGGCCGCGTCAGCCTGTCCAACGGCCAGGTTTCCGGCAACAGCCTGTACAACGATCGCTTCCGCAGTGGCGAGCCGTACACCATCGAATTCCTCAGCAGCACCGAATACAAGATCACCGACGTCGACGGCAATGACGTTACGCTCGAGGCCGGTCAGGACGGCAAGTTCGACCCCAATGGCGATAACACCAGCATCAGCTTCCGCGGTGTCGATCTGCGCCTGGACATCACCTTCAAGGACGGCGACAAGGGTAATGAAGATGCCGCTATTGCAGGGCATACTTTCAGCCTGAGTTCCAAGGCCGATGAGGTTTCCGGCACCCGCAGCCCTGGCAATACCTCCGCCGAGCAGGTGACAAGCGCGACCATCTCCGATCAGGCTGCCTACAAGGCCGCTTTCCCGGGCGGTGGCGCGGTGCTCAAGTTCACCGGCAGCAGCACCTTCGAGCTGTACGCCACGCCGGTCACGGCTGACAGCCGCCCGGTGGCCTCGGGTACGCTGGGCGGGCCGGGCGGCACTACCGCCACTGCGGCAGGGGTCAGCTTCGAGCTGTCTGGCGCACCGAACGCGGGGGACTCGTTCGCGGTCAAGGTCGATACCCATCAGACCCAGAACATCCTCGACACCATCGGCAAGCTGCGTACCGCCCTGACCAGTCCAGTGGACAACGACCCGGTGGCCCGGCAGAACTTCCTCGCGTCACTGGATTCGGCCATTGGCAACATCGCCAGTGCCACCAACCAGGTGTCGTCGTCGGTCAGTGCGATCGGTGGCCGAGGCCAGGCGCTGGATGTGCAGGCCGAAACCAACGAGGCGCTGAGCACGGAGAACACCAAGACCCAGAGTTCGATTCGCGAAAGCGACCCGGCCGAAGTGATGCTGCGCCTGCAGATGCAGACCAACATGCTGCAAGCGTCGCTGCAGGCCTATGCCAAGGTCGCCAGCTTGTCGTTGGTCAACTACATCTGATTCCATCCCCTCTTGCGTCACCCGGCGTGTGCCAGCCCATTCGGCGCTGGTCACGCTACTTCTTCAAGGTCTTCGCCGTGAATCAACAGACCCTCGTCAGCATCGCCATACCCGCCTTCAACCCCGAGTTCTTCCGCGCCACCTTGCTTAGCGCGCTCAACCAGGATTACTCGGCACTGCAAGTGCTGGTCTGCGATGACAGCCGTGGCCCGGAGATCCAGCGTATCGTCGACGAGGTGGTGAGCGAGACCGGCAAGCCGGTGCGCTACGTGCGCAACCCACAAACCCTTGGCTTCGCCCGTAACCTGCTGGCGTGCCTGGAGCATGCTGAAGGGCCGCTGATCAAGTTTCTCTGTGACGACGACCGACTGTTCCCTGAATGTGTCGGCCTGCAGGCCGCGGTCATGGAGCAGCATGCCGATGTCAGCATGACCATCTGCCAGCGCATGCTGTGCGCGGCCGACGATGCTTTGCTACCGCCGCGCATGCTCAATGCTGTGATGTGCCCGGAGGATGCGGTAGTCAAGGGCAGCGACTTGCTCGAAGCGTTGGAGACAAACGCCCCCAACCTGTTCGGCGGCCTTAGCCATGCACTGATGCGCCGTGACCTGGTGGCCGAGTACCTGCCGGCGTTGGTGCAGGAGGGCAGTGGGTTTGTCGCGCGCCTGGACATGGCGCTGTACATTTGCCTCATGCGCCAAGGCAATCTGGGGCACCTGTCACGCTTCCTCAGCATGGAGCGCCTGCACCCTGCGCGCCTGAGTCACCAGGCAGGCATGACCTTGGCCTTCCCCATCGAGACCGACTGGATAAAGGCAATGCTGGCCGCGCGGGCAAGCGAGGCTGCACCGGCCAGTGGCTGGGTACGCTATCTGTCGCTGGAGCGTTACCACGGCGAGCAGGGCGCGCAGTGGGACGAGTACGAACTCAACCGCCTGTACGGGGCTCAGCAGGCCCGCCAGGCGCAACAGGTTGGTACCGACTGCCTGTCGTTTGACGAGTTGTATGCCCAGTGGCTGGAGTGTCGTGACCTGTCGGCTGCACAACTCAAGGCGTTGCCCAAGCGCTTCGAACAGTGGGCCCGGCAGCCGCGTATCGTCCCTGTGATCTGGGCCGAGGCGGGTGATGAACTGGCCCTTCGTGCGACCCTCGACAGCCTTGCGGCGCAGTCCTATGCGGCGGCCGGCACCTGGCTGCTGGCGCCTGCGACGCTGGAATTGGCAGGTCACCCGGTCGGGTTTGAGCGCATGCTCGTGCAGGGCAATGGCCTGGCCCAGGTGCAGGCGCGCCTGGCACGTGCAGGTGATGCCGACTGGATCCTGCTGTTGCGCGCTGGCGACCGCCTCGTGCCCCATGCTCTGGCGATCATGGGCGAGCGCATGGCACTTCGCGAGCGGGCCTGTATCTACGTCGACGAAGGTAGCCATGACGGGCTGCGCCCGACAACACCAATCTTCAAGCCAGATTTCAACCTCGACCTGATGCGCAGCCTGCCGTATGTAGGGCGCGTACTGGCATTCAACTGTGCCGCTCTGCGCGAGGTCGGCGGCTTCGACCCGGACTTCGATACCCTTGCACCCCACGACCTGCTCTGGCGCCTGGCGGAAAGCCAGGGCCTGCAGGTCATCGAGCACATAGACGAACTCCTGGTGCATTGCCAGTGGGACTTTGGCCAGTGGCTGCACGACCCGCGCTGCGTGCGGCAGGCGCCACGCGTGGTTCAGGCCCATTTGCGACGCCTGGGCGTCGATGCCGTGGTTGTCGGTGCCGAAGGCATATCGTTGTGCCAGGTGGCGTACCAGCACCCGGAGCAAGCCTTGGTCTCGATCCTGGTGACGCTCGGTGACGACCTGAGCACGGTAATGCGTTGTGTCGAGTCCCTGTTCGAACACACCCAGTATGGCCATTTCGAGGTGCTGCTGATTGCCTCGCCGGATACACCGACCGACCTGCGTCAATGGCTCCTGGCCATGCAGCGGCTTGGCAGCGATCAGCTACGTGTGATCGAGGTCGCCAGCGGCAGCCAGGTGGCGCAGTTGAATCAGGCCAGCGAGGCCGCCCGTGGCGATTACTTGCTGATGCTCGACAGCGCCTGCACCGCCTTCGACCGGCCATGGTTGGCGGAGTTGATGGCCCAGGCCCAGCGCCCGGAGGTCGGCGTGGTTGCGCCCAAGTTGTGTACCCGCACTGGCGAGGTGTTTGGCGCCGGGCTGGTTCTGGGGCTGCATGGCGGCGTCAGCAGCCCGTTCGTCGGCATGCCGGCTGACAGTGGCGGCTACATGCTCCGGCTCAATGCCGTGCAGAACTGGAGTGCGCTGAGCCTGGACTGCCTGCTGGTGCGCCGCGAGCTGTTCGCCACGCTGGGCGGTTTCGACGAGCAGGGACTCAAGGGCGGCCTACAGGACGCGGACCTCTGCCTGCGCATCCGCGAACAAGGCTATCTGGCGGTGTGGACACCCCATGCAGTGCTCGTTCGCTTCGCCTCCACTCGCGACGCGCGGACCGACAGCAAGCGCAAGGTGCTGGACAAGGACATCTTCCATGAACGCTGGTTGGACAAGGTTGCCCGTGACCCTGCCTACAACCGCAACCTGAGCCTGAAGATGGCGAGCTTCAACCTTGATGCCGGACAGCGTCGTGGCTGGGACCCGTTCATCAGCCGTGTGCTGCCGTCGGTGTTGGCGCTGCCGATCAACACCTCGGCGGTTGGTCACTACCGGGTGGCGCAGCCGTTCACCGAGCTGGAGCGCGCGGGCTGGATACAGGGGCGGCTTGATTTCAGTACACCCGAGATGATCGAGATCGAGCGTGAGAAGCCCGACGTGATGATCTTGCAGTGCCGCTACACGAGCAACTCGATCGATGAAATCACGCGCTTCAAGCGCCTGTCGAACGCCCGGCGCATCTACGAGATCGACGACTACATCATCGACGTGCCGAAAAAGAACGCCCATGCGCGGAACATGCCGGCCAACATGCGTGAGCTGGTCACCCAAGGTATTGCCCTGTGCGACCGGGTGGTTGTGTCGACCCAGCCGCTAGCCGATGCCTTGTCGGGCATGCACCACGATATCCGGGTAGTCCCCAACATGCTAGCCGCCCCCCTGTGGGCTGGGCTGGCCAGCGAGCGTCAGACTAGCGCGCGGCCGCGCGTGGGCTGGGCCGGGGGCACCAGCCACCGTGGCGATCTGGAGCTGTTGCTGGACGTCATCAAGGCCCTGGCCGACGAGGTCGACTGGGTGTTCTTCGGCATGTGCCCGGATGCGTTGCGGCCTTACGTGAAGGAATTTCACAAAGGCGTGCCCTTGGCGTTGTACCCGCAGAAGTTGGCCAACCTCAACCTCGACCTGGCACTGGCACCGCTCGAACAGAACCTGTTCAACGACTGCAAGAGCAACTTGCGCCTGCTTGAATATGGCGCGTGCGGCTTCCCGGTGATCTGCACCGATACCAAGGCCTATGACGGCTACCTGCCGTGCACACGGGTGCGCAACAACACGTCCGAACAGTGGCTGGATGCGATTCGCATGCACCTGGCCGACCCCCAGGCCAGCTACCGCCAGGGTGATGCCCTGCGCGAAGTGGTACTGCGTGACTACGTGCTGATGCCACAGCATCTGCAGCAGTGGGCCAACGCCTGGTTGGCGGACTGATTCATTTTTTGCGTTCGTTGCGAGCGGGCGCCCAACTCTCCCTTCAAAGGTGCTTTATGGTCGAAATCGCAAACGGATCGCGCAGTGACGTCACGGTACTGTTGCTTGGCCACGACCAAGCCGCTCATCGTGAACGGGCACTGCATTATTATCGTCAGGCTGGCATTGCCTGCCTGGCATTGGATGCGCTTGAAGGGCACAGCCCTGCGGCGTTGTGCAGTGCGCGCCTGGAGCAGGCGCTGCAGCAGGTGGCGACACCGCTGGTCAGTCTGACCCTGGATGCAGACTTCGTGCAGGCTCCGGCGCTGGACAGCGCTGCCGCCAGCCTGAGCGCCAACCCTGCGGCGCTGGCAGCCCAAGGCTACGCTTTGGGGTATGCCCCGGGCAACAGCCAGGTAGCCTATTACAAGATAGGCCATCCGTTCCCACTGCTGGAGGGCGAGAGCGTGCTGGCGCGCATGCGCGTGCATGCCCTGTCCAACCAGCCGGCCTGGCGCGCCGTGGTCAGGGTCGAAGGGATGCGTGCGGCACTTGCCAGTCTGCCCGAGGATCTGGATTTCGCCGGCTGGCGTGTGGCGCTGTCGTTGGCGTTGCTGGCTGAAGGGCAATTCATCCAGCTGGACCAGACCGACGTGATCTGTGAGCTGGCGCCGCGCAGTGTGTCGGCAGTTGCCCGGGAAGAACAGTTGGCGCGTACCGTACGCCTGTTGCGCGCATGGGATGCGCAACGCGCGGGTGTGTTCGCCGACGAATCCGCCTTCGTTGTGCTCAATCGCCTGGTGCGTGGCAGCTATGATGCAGGCGAGCCGCCGCTGCTGTTCACCTCTCGCTGGACCAGCGTGATTGCCGACCCGGACCGGCAGTTCGAACCCCGGCAGTATGTGGAGATGCCGTACTATCAGAACACCCTGTTCCAGCGCCTGACCGAGCTTGAATTCCTCTGTCATGCCTGGCCGACAGGGCGTGAGCACCGTCATGCGCTGGAGGGCACCTGGGTTCGTCAGCGGGAACTGCTCGAAGTGCACCCCAACGACACCACCGAGACTTTGCAGCAACGCTACTGGCAGGCGCTGGCGCTGGGCTTGTTTACCCGGGACGTCTGCCAACGCCTGCTCGCGACTCTCAAGGGCGAGGAGCATGCGGAAAAGGTGCGTGAGTTGAGTGCCTGGCTGGAGCACCTCGACGGCGTTCCCGGCCAGGATGTGCCTGGGTGGCTCGCGACCACCGGCTCGGGCCAGCTTTTACAGGCGCTGGCGGCGGCGACACCGACGGCGGCGGTGCGTCAGCGCGTGCTTGCGCAACTGGCCAAGCGGCCAGGCCCACAGATTGCCTTCATGGTGGTGGACCTCGAGGATGATGACCTTGCCTTGCAGGCGACTTTCGACAGTCTGCTGGCCACAGGTCTGCGCAATTTCAAACTGGTGGTGCTCAAGGCCGGTAAACCGCCAGCCATCACCACGGCGCGGGATACCTTGCATTTCATTCAGGTCGAGCCAAGTAACTGGGTGTCGCACCTGAATCAGGCTGTGCGCCAGGTGCAGAGCGAATGGCTGATGCTGTTGCAGGCGGGCGATGTGCTCGCCAACGGTGGCTTGTTACGCTTGCAGCTGGAGCTGAGCGAGTCGCCGGCCTGCGATGTGATCTGTGCCGATGAGGTGCAGCGTGATGCCGACGGCCGTCTGCTGGGCATCATGCGTCCCGGCAGCGATCTGGATGTGCTGCGCAGCCAGCCGGGCCTGATGTCTCGTCACTGGCTGCTGCGCCGACAGGTCGTGCTTGATCTGGGGGGCTTCGACAGCCGCCTCGGCCATGCGCTCGAGTACGACTTGCTGCTGCGTCTGGTGGAGGAGCGGGGTGTCGGCGGTATGGCTCACATGGATGAGTATCTGGTAATCGGCAGTCAGGCATCGGAATCGATGCCTGCCGAGGCGCTGGAAATTCTCGACCGCCACCTGAAGCGGCTGGGCTATCGGGGGCAGGCGAGCGAACAGGGTGCTGCCGGGTTGGTCATCGATTTTCGACACGGCTCGACGCCATTGGTCAGCGTATTGATGGTCTATGAGGGCAATCGATCCGCGCTTGAACGCAGCCTGACCAGTCTGTTCCAGCGCACTCGCTATCCCCGCTACGAAGTCGTGCTTGCCTGCGCTCAGGATCAACACGATTTGTTGTCCGAAGCGCTTCAGCCGTTCGCTGGCCGCGTACGTCTGGTGACTGCCGAGGCAGCGGAGAATCCGTTCAACCAGGCAGCCATGCAGGCGCGTGGTGAATACCTGGTGTTGCTGAGTGAACGCTGCCAGGTGGTCACCCCGGCCTGGATTGAGGCGCTGCTCAACCAGGCGCAACGGCCCGAGGTCGGGGTTGTCGGCGCGCGCCTGGTCGACAGTGATGGCGGTCTCGCCCATGCCGGATACGATTTGCTTGCCGGGCCGCGGGTGCACACGCCCTGGGCGGGGGTACCGGGCAGCCATGGTTGCTGGTCTGGCGTCGTGCGTGGCTGCCGAGCGGTATCGGGGGATTGCCTGATGGTGCGCGCAAGCGTGTTCGAACAGTGTGGTGGGATGCAGGCGGTGCTGGCGGCAGATGTCGACTTGTGCCTCACTGTGGCAGCTGCTGGCAGCCTCGTGGTGCTTGCACCGCAGGCGCAGTTGGCGATCGAGGGCCCTGCTGCTCTGGCTCCTGAGGCTGTTCAGCAATTGCTGGCGAAATGGCCTGGCGCCTTCACCCGCGAAGTTGCTACTGACGGCCAGGGGGGGCACGCCGAAGCCGCTTGGCTCGTCCCGTTCAAGTAGCTGGCGCGGGAATTGCAAAAGCCGGGCAGATGCCCGGTTTTTTTCGCCTGGCGGCAATTAATTGACAGGCTGACGCCTGGCTTCACGCGGTGTGAACGAGGTCGTGGATGCAAAAGAAAGTGGCTGTGTTGCAGTCCAATTACATTCCATGGAAAGGGTATTTCGACCTGATCGGCAGCGTCGACGCGTTCATTCTGTTCGACGATGTCCAGTACACGCGCCGAGACTGGCGTAATCGCAACAAGATAAAGACTGCACAGGGTGAGCACTGGCTGAGCATACCGGTGAGGAACAAGGGACGCTACGAGCAGTTGATCAACGAAGTGCAGGTCAGCGAGCCGGGTTGGGCGCAGGCGCACTGGAAAACCATTGAGATGAGCTACCGCCGCGCGGCTTGCTTCGAACAGATGGAGGGGCCGATCAGGGCACTCTTCGAGCAGGCCGCAGCGCTCACTCATCTTTCCCGTATCAACCATCTGTTCATCGCCGGTCTGTGTCCGCTGCTGAACATCTACACGCCGCTGTTTCGCGCCGAAGAGCTGGGGCAGGCAACCGGCAAGAACGAACGGCTGATCCAGTTATGCCAGGCCGTTGGTGGCACGCACTACCTGTCGGGGCCGGCAGCAAGCTGTTATCTGGACGAGGCCGCATTTGCTGCTGCCGGACTCGGTCTGTCGTACATGGACTATGCCGGCTACCCCGAGTACCCGCAGTTATACGGCGGTTTCCAGCACGCGCTGAGTGTCATCGACCTGTTGTTCAATACTGGCGCTGACGCGCCTGCCTTCCTGGAGCGGCGACCATGAGCACTACCATTCTGCGCGAAGTGGAACAGTACTACTCCTCGCGTATTCGCGAACATGGGGCCACCCCGGAAGGGGTTGACTGGAACGGTAGCGCTTCCCAACATCTGCGCTTTGAACAGCTGCTCAAGCTGGTCCCGCAGCAGGAGTGGCAGCAAGGTTTTAGCCTGGTCGATGTTGGTTGCGGCTACGGCGCATTGCTGGAGTGGTTGCGCGAACGCGGCGCGGCGGTGGACTACCACGGCTATGACCTGTCAGCCGAAATGATCGCGT from Pseudomonas putida encodes the following:
- a CDS encoding glycosyltransferase codes for the protein MNQQTLVSIAIPAFNPEFFRATLLSALNQDYSALQVLVCDDSRGPEIQRIVDEVVSETGKPVRYVRNPQTLGFARNLLACLEHAEGPLIKFLCDDDRLFPECVGLQAAVMEQHADVSMTICQRMLCAADDALLPPRMLNAVMCPEDAVVKGSDLLEALETNAPNLFGGLSHALMRRDLVAEYLPALVQEGSGFVARLDMALYICLMRQGNLGHLSRFLSMERLHPARLSHQAGMTLAFPIETDWIKAMLAARASEAAPASGWVRYLSLERYHGEQGAQWDEYELNRLYGAQQARQAQQVGTDCLSFDELYAQWLECRDLSAAQLKALPKRFEQWARQPRIVPVIWAEAGDELALRATLDSLAAQSYAAAGTWLLAPATLELAGHPVGFERMLVQGNGLAQVQARLARAGDADWILLLRAGDRLVPHALAIMGERMALRERACIYVDEGSHDGLRPTTPIFKPDFNLDLMRSLPYVGRVLAFNCAALREVGGFDPDFDTLAPHDLLWRLAESQGLQVIEHIDELLVHCQWDFGQWLHDPRCVRQAPRVVQAHLRRLGVDAVVVGAEGISLCQVAYQHPEQALVSILVTLGDDLSTVMRCVESLFEHTQYGHFEVLLIASPDTPTDLRQWLLAMQRLGSDQLRVIEVASGSQVAQLNQASEAARGDYLLMLDSACTAFDRPWLAELMAQAQRPEVGVVAPKLCTRTGEVFGAGLVLGLHGGVSSPFVGMPADSGGYMLRLNAVQNWSALSLDCLLVRRELFATLGGFDEQGLKGGLQDADLCLRIREQGYLAVWTPHAVLVRFASTRDARTDSKRKVLDKDIFHERWLDKVARDPAYNRNLSLKMASFNLDAGQRRGWDPFISRVLPSVLALPINTSAVGHYRVAQPFTELERAGWIQGRLDFSTPEMIEIEREKPDVMILQCRYTSNSIDEITRFKRLSNARRIYEIDDYIIDVPKKNAHARNMPANMRELVTQGIALCDRVVVSTQPLADALSGMHHDIRVVPNMLAAPLWAGLASERQTSARPRVGWAGGTSHRGDLELLLDVIKALADEVDWVFFGMCPDALRPYVKEFHKGVPLALYPQKLANLNLDLALAPLEQNLFNDCKSNLRLLEYGACGFPVICTDTKAYDGYLPCTRVRNNTSEQWLDAIRMHLADPQASYRQGDALREVVLRDYVLMPQHLQQWANAWLAD
- a CDS encoding glycosyltransferase; translation: MHYYRQAGIACLALDALEGHSPAALCSARLEQALQQVATPLVSLTLDADFVQAPALDSAAASLSANPAALAAQGYALGYAPGNSQVAYYKIGHPFPLLEGESVLARMRVHALSNQPAWRAVVRVEGMRAALASLPEDLDFAGWRVALSLALLAEGQFIQLDQTDVICELAPRSVSAVAREEQLARTVRLLRAWDAQRAGVFADESAFVVLNRLVRGSYDAGEPPLLFTSRWTSVIADPDRQFEPRQYVEMPYYQNTLFQRLTELEFLCHAWPTGREHRHALEGTWVRQRELLEVHPNDTTETLQQRYWQALALGLFTRDVCQRLLATLKGEEHAEKVRELSAWLEHLDGVPGQDVPGWLATTGSGQLLQALAAATPTAAVRQRVLAQLAKRPGPQIAFMVVDLEDDDLALQATFDSLLATGLRNFKLVVLKAGKPPAITTARDTLHFIQVEPSNWVSHLNQAVRQVQSEWLMLLQAGDVLANGGLLRLQLELSESPACDVICADEVQRDADGRLLGIMRPGSDLDVLRSQPGLMSRHWLLRRQVVLDLGGFDSRLGHALEYDLLLRLVEERGVGGMAHMDEYLVIGSQASESMPAEALEILDRHLKRLGYRGQASEQGAAGLVIDFRHGSTPLVSVLMVYEGNRSALERSLTSLFQRTRYPRYEVVLACAQDQHDLLSEALQPFAGRVRLVTAEAAENPFNQAAMQARGEYLVLLSERCQVVTPAWIEALLNQAQRPEVGVVGARLVDSDGGLAHAGYDLLAGPRVHTPWAGVPGSHGCWSGVVRGCRAVSGDCLMVRASVFEQCGGMQAVLAADVDLCLTVAAAGSLVVLAPQAQLAIEGPAALAPEAVQQLLAKWPGAFTREVATDGQGGHAEAAWLVPFK
- a CDS encoding flagellar hook-associated protein 3, which translates into the protein MSVRISTSQFYNTNSANYQSNFAKAVKTQQEASDGIRVRSGKDDPVGAARLLQLEQQQNMLKQYSGNIVNVRNALGTAESTLNSIGTILQRVNELAVSSGNGTFTDADRKANADELASLEDQLFSLMNSKDENGKYIFSGSKGDTPPYARNADGTYSYQGDQGKLNLQVGDMLSLAANETGYDAFEQALNTSRSQTSLTAPATDDGRVSLSNGQVSGNSLYNDRFRSGEPYTIEFLSSTEYKITDVDGNDVTLEAGQDGKFDPNGDNTSISFRGVDLRLDITFKDGDKGNEDAAIAGHTFSLSSKADEVSGTRSPGNTSAEQVTSATISDQAAYKAAFPGGGAVLKFTGSSTFELYATPVTADSRPVASGTLGGPGGTTATAAGVSFELSGAPNAGDSFAVKVDTHQTQNILDTIGKLRTALTSPVDNDPVARQNFLASLDSAIGNIASATNQVSSSVSAIGGRGQALDVQAETNEALSTENTKTQSSIRESDPAEVMLRLQMQTNMLQASLQAYAKVASLSLVNYI